CAGAGCTCCGGAAAAGTTTTTAGGAATATGTGCAAGCTCATGTAAAATAACTTCATCTTTATCTCGCTCATTTAAACAGTCGAAGCGCTCAGAGATTACTTCAATCACATACATCGGTTCAGAGTCCAAGGCCATTTGCCAGATTTTATTTAGTCCCCAAATCCTTGCAATAGCATTACTGTTTGAATTATAAGAACGAAAAGTTCGAATCGAATCAGGCATTACCCAATCTATTTCCAAGTCTACTACAAGTCGTACTACCCGTTCGCGAAT
The Patescibacteria group bacterium genome window above contains:
- a CDS encoding putative metallopeptidase; translated protein: MRRKRTNKPVEWIKDDTIRERVVRLVVDLEIDWVMPDSIRTFRSYNSNSNAIARIWGLNKIWQMALDSEPMYVIEVISERFDCLNERDKDEVILHELAHIPKNFSGALMAHSHGKGAFHDKLDEFKRRYRRLK